The Methylobacterium durans nucleotide sequence CGTCAGGTCGGCCTTGCGGGTCGAGACCACGTCGTAGCGCAGGGACAGCTCGTAGCAGAGGGCGCGATCGGCGGCGTTCGCGACGAGCTTGCGTTCCACCGGCGTGAGGCCAGGCGCCACGGCCTCGGAGAACTCGGTCGGGATGATGCGGACCGTGCGGGTCTGCGGCAGGGCCGCGGGATCGAGATAGATCTTGGCGCGGCTCGCCGTCTCCTCGCTCGAGACGAGCCGGTCGTAGCGGGTCAGCGATCCGGTCTCGTTCAGGAGCACCGTGCCGCAGGCGGCGAGCGCGGTGAGAATACCGATGCTGGCGGCGAGGCGGGGCAGAGAGCGGGGCGGTGTCAGCCGAAGAGGCATCCTGTCACTTTCGCGGCGAGATCTCGTGCGACGGCGACAGCCACGGCGCGTCCGGCCCGCGGCGCAGGGCGAGGGCCCGTCGCGCAGTGGAGGCTGGAGCGGCGGCGGCAGGCCGGCGTGTTGCGGCGTAGCTTAAGCGCCTTCACCCTCGCCCGGAACGGGATTCGCCGTTAACGAAACACTTACGGCTCGCCCTGTGGCCCGAGCGACACGAACCAGCAACATACGTTCGACCACCCTGCTTCATCCCGCGCCCTCGCGCGTCCTCTGCCCCGGCCCGAAGCCGCCTGCCCGCAACCGCGCCCCGACTTCGACCATTCTCCGCCCGATGCGCCCGTCCCGAATCGTCCCCCTCGTCGTCGCCACCGCCCTCTTCATGGAGAACACCGATTCGACGGTGATCGCGACCGCGTTGCCGACCATCGCGGCGAGCCTCGGCGAGGACCCGATCGCCCTCAAGCTCGCGCTCACCTCTTATCTCGTCAGCCTCGCGATCTTCATTCCGATCAGCGGCTGGATGGCGGATCGCTACGGGGCGCGCACGATCTTCCGGGCGGCGCTCATGGTGTTCATGGCTGGCTCGCTTGCCTGCGCCGCCTCGAACGGGCTCGGCTGGTTCGTCGCCGCGCGCTTTCTGCAGGGGATCGGCGGAGCGATGATGGTGCCTGTCGGACGCCTCGTGATCCTGCGCAGCGTGCCGAAGGCCGAACTCGTCACGGCGCTCGCCTACCTCACGATTCCCGCCCTGATCGGTCCGATCATGGGCCCGCCCCTCGGCGGCCTCATCACCACCTGGCTCGACTGGCGCTGGATCTTCCTGATCAACATTCCGATCGGACTGATCGGGATCGCGCTCGCGACGGCCTTCTTCGAGGATCTGCGCGAGCCGGAGCGCCCGCCTCTCGATCTCTCGGGCTTTCTGATGCTGTCGCTCGGGCTCGCCTCGCTGATGCTCGGCCTCGCCTCGACCGGGCGCCATCTCCTGCCGGACTGGCTGAGCTGGACCTGCCTCGGCGTGGGCGCCGCGCTCCTCGTCCTCTATCTCCGGCATTCCCGCGCCGTGGCGCATCCCGTGTTGCGGCTCGACCTGTTCCGCCATCCCACGTTCCGGGCCTCCGTCATCGGCGGAAGCCTCTTCCGCATCGGCACCGGCGCGATCCCCTTCCTGCTGCCGTTGCTGCTGCAGATCGGCTTCGGGCTCGACCCGCTGCAATCGGGCCTCATCACCTTCGCCGCTGCGGCGGGTGCCATGTTCGTGAAGACGGTCGGCCCGCGCATCCTGCGCACCTTCGGCTTCCGGCGGGTGATGGTGACGAACGCCGTTCTGGCAGCCGGCTTCCTCGCGGTGAACGGCCTCTTCACGGCGCAGACGCCGCACTGGCTGATCGTCGCCCTGCTCTTCGTCGGCGGCTGCCTGCGCTCGGTTCAGTTCACCTGCGTCAACGCGATCGCTTACGCGGACCTCGAATCCCGCGACATGAGCGCGGGCACGAGCCTCGCCAGCGTCGCCCAGCAGATCTCGCTGAGCCTCGGGGTCACGATCGGCGCGCTGGCGCTGGAGGCGGCCGCCGGCTGGCACGGACGAAGCGCCATCCGCGCCGAGGATTTCGCACCGGCCTTCCTCACGGTGGCGCTGATCTCCGGCGCCTCCGTCCTCGCCTTCCGCCGGCTCGCGCCGGACGCGGGCGCGGAAGTCTCCGGGCAGCGCCTCGTCCCGAAGGCCGCCTCTCCGGGGCGCTAGGCGCGGGTGCCGGCCACGGGATGGTGATCGCCTCCGGCGCGGCCCTGCCCTGACCCCCGCGCCCGCGACGGCCCGAGGATGAGGATGGCGACTCCCTGCTCGCGGCGATCGATGATCGCGATCAACGTCTCCGCGTCCACTTCATGATCGCACGCGCCTGCTGCCGACGCAGGCGGGCCGGGCGGATTCGCGCGGCCGGCTCAGGCCGCCGCGCGGGCGGGGGCACGCCCGCCAGGGTTGCGCTTCGGCCGGGGGCGGCCTTGCCGGGGGCCGGCTTCGCGGCCACGCGCCCGCTCCGCCAACCCTGCCAGCTCCAGGCGCCGGGGCCCATCAGCGCGTAGATCAGGAAGCCCCCGGCGAGGCCCAGATCCGCCAGGAACAGGGTGCGCTCGGCGACCGACGCCGCGCCGATGAAATGCCAGAACGGGTGGAGCAGGAACGCCATCACGGCGGCGAAGGCCGCCAGCGCGAGGCCGGTGAGACGGGGCAGGACGCCGAGGATCAGCGCGAGCGGTCCGAACACCTGCACGATCACCGCGGCGGTCGCGAGCGCGTTCGGCGCCGGCAGTCCGGCGCCCGCGAGCGTGATCGCGAACCCCGAAACGTTGAGCGCCCGGGCGATCCCGGTCGGGAGAAGCGCCGCCGCGAGCAGCAGGCGCGAGGTGAGAAGCAATCCGTCCTGGGCGCGGGCGATCACGGGGAGAGGCTCCGGTCTCGAAGGGGTGCCCGCAGGCTCGCGGGCGCACGTGAAGACCGGGTTAAGGTTGTGGGGTTCTCAACCGGATACGCCGCCCCGGAACAGTCGCCCGTGCTCGGTCCAGGCGACGACGACGAGGACGAGCGCCCCGAGCCCCGCATAGCCGACGCCGACCGGTAATGTCGTGCCGTCGAACGACTGCCCGATCAGGAAGCCGCAGAACGCGCCGAGGATCGTCGTGTAGAAGCCGAGCATCGAGGAGGCGGTCCCGGCGATCGCACCGAGGGGCTGCAGCGCCATCGCGTTGAAGTTCGGCATCGCGAAGCTGATCAGGAACTGGTTCAGCGCGAGTACGCCGAGGAACAGCGCGAGCGGCGGGTGACCGTGATAGGCGAGACCGATTCCGACCTGAGCGAGGCCGACCGTGACGAAGGCGATGAGCCCCGCATGGGACAGCGGGCGCATGCCGAGCCGGCGCACGGCCCGCGCGTTCACGAGCGTCGCCGCGCCCATCGCGCCGGCAACCGCGCCGAAGGCCAGCGGGAACAGATTGCCGAGGTGGTAGAGCCCCGTGTCGAACACCTGCTGGGCGGAGCCGACATAGCCCATGATGCAGCCCGTCAGCAGTCCGAGCGCGGTGGCGTAGCCGATTGCCGTGCGATTGCGGATGGTTGTCGCCAGCGCGTCGCCCGTCGCCCGAAGCGACAGCGGCCGCCGATGTTCGGGATGCAGCGTCTCCGGCATGCGCGCCGTGAACCAGGCGACGAGGATGGCGGCGAGCACCAGCATCGACACGAACACGTAGTGCCACGAGCCGAGCGACAGCATCATGCCGCCGATCGCGGGCGCGATCATCGGGACGATCAGGAAGACCATCATGATGAGCGACATCACGCTCGCCATCTCGCGCCCGGCGAAACGGTCGCGCACGATCGCCGTGGAGAGGACACGACCGCCCGCCGCCCCGAGACCCTGGATGACCCGTGCCGCGAGGAGCCAGCCGAATGAGGGAGCGAGCATGGCGAGAAAGCACCCCGCCACGTAGATCGCGAGGCTGACGAGCAGCACCGGCCGTCGCCCCAGCGCGTCGGAGAGTGGCCCGTACACGATCTGCGCGAGCCCGAACCCGATCATGTAGACGTAGACGAGGAGCTGGAGGCTGTTCGGGTCGGTGATGCCGAAACGCGCCTGGATCACCGGGAAGGCCGGCAGCAGGTTGTCGATCGAGATGGCGGTCACCGCCATCATCAGCGCGACGATGGCGACGAACTCGGCGAAACCCGGGCCGGACCAGGGAGGCGCGTCGCGGACGGGCGCAGCCTCGGGCGCGGGATGGCGAAACGGTGCGGTCACGGGCGGCCTTCGAGGCGGATGCTCTGAGTGGGTGAACGCGCCGGCGGCCGGATCGGCGCTCTACGGGGGCAGATGCGCGTCGCCCGCCCGGTAAAGCCGCGCGGCAGGCCGCCGATGTGCGCGCGCGCACGGACGTGTTTGCGCCGCAATGGAGGCTGAGGCTTCATCCCATCCCGGTTCGTGCCGCGCGGCGCGAACCGGCACCGCCGCTCGTTGGAGAGCCACCATGCACAGCGTCCGCCTCGCCGCGTTCCTTCTGCTCGGCTGGGCCTCGCTATTGACCCAGACGGCGCATGCGGCCGGCGGTGCGGGCTTCGCCGAGAAGACCGAGGCGCTCGTGCGTCCACTCGCGGCGGACGGGCTGTTCTCCGGGGCGATCCTCGTCGCCCACCGCGGCGAGCCGGTCTTCCGGCGGGCCTACGGACTCGCGAACCGCGAATGGGACGTGCCGAACACGCCACAGACGCGATTTCGGGTGGGATCGATCACCAAGCAGTTCACGGCGGCGGCCATCCTCAAGCTCGCCGAGGCGGGCAAGCTCTCGCTCGATGATCCGATCGGCCGTTTCTACCCGCGGGCGCCGGCGGCCTGGGAGCACGTGACAATCCGCACGCTCCTCAACCACTCGTCGGGCATCCCGAGCTACACGAACCTCCCCGACTATTACGCGCGCATTCAGCGCCTGGAGATGAGCCCGCAGGCGATCGTTGCGCTGACCGCGGACAAGCCGCTCCTGTTCGAGCCGGGCTGCGGCTTCGACTACAACAATACGGGCTACATCCTGCTCGGGCTCGCGATCGAGTCCGCCGCGGGCCTTCCCTACGAGCGCTACCTGCGCGACGCGATTTTCGCGCCGCTCGGGCTCGCGGATACCGGCTACGACGACGCCACCGCGATCCTGCCACGGCGCGCCTCCGGCTACCGGCACGCGAACGGGCGCTGGCGCAACGCCAATCCGATCGCCTCCAGCATCCCCTACGCGGCAGGCGCCCATTACTCGACCCTCGACGACCTCCTCGCCTGGGACCGCGCGCTGTTCTCGGACCGGGTGATTTCGGCGGCGTCGCGCCGCGCCATGTTCACCGATTACGGCTTCGGCTACGGGCTCGGCTGGTTCCTCGGCAGCACCCACGGGCGCCGGCTCTGGTCGCATGGGGGCAACATCAACGGCTTCCTGACGATCAAGGACAATTACCCCGACGACGACCTCGTCGTCCTCGTGCTGGCCAACACCGAGACCGCCCCCGTTCAGACGCTCGCCCGCGAGATCGCTGCGCTCTGGTTCGGCATTCCCGAGCCGCAGCCGGAGATCGTGCTGGAGCCCGAGATCATGGATCGCTACGCGGGCCGCTACCGCCTGGAGGGAGGTGGCATGCTCACGCTGGTGCGCGAGGGCGACCATCTCCTCGTCGCGGTGGCAGGCCAATCCGCCGTGCCCTTCGTGCCGGAAGGCGACCGAACCTTCCTCTCGCGGCAACGTGATGCCCGCATCACCATGGACACGGAGCCCGATGGCCGCCCCACCGGCCTGATCCTCAGCGAGGACGGCACGGACCGGCTCGCCGAGCGGATCGAGGGAGAGGCGCAGCACTGATCGGCCGGATCGACGGGCATCGCCACGGTGCCTCTTCGGCGCTAACATGCCCGCGTCTCATGTCGGCTGCGGCTCGGCGCGAGAGGATCGCATCGCCACGATCCGCGGCGTCTGCCCATCCTGAGATGGGGCCGCACCGCGCTTCTCGACTGGTATGGCCAAAAGTCCAACTTGATTTGGGGGGCCATCTGCCATTGGCTGCGGCCGAGAAAGAACACAGCGCACAAGACGCCCAACGGAGGAGAACCCCATGAACAAGCCGGAATTCCTGGGCTCGACCACGAAGTCGCCCTTCTCGGCGCGATACGACAATTTCATCGGTGGCCAGTGGGTCGCGCCCGCCACCGGACGCTACTTCGAGAACACCTCTCCCATCACCGGCCGCGTCGTCTGCGAGGTCGCGCGCTCCGACGCGCAGGACGTCGAGAAGGCCCTCGACGCCGCGCACGCCGCCAAGGAAGCCTGGGGCCGCACCTCGCCGGCCGAGCGCGCCCGCATCCTCAACAAGATCGCCGACCGGATGGAGGAGAACCTCGATCTGATCGCCCTGGCCGAAACCTGGGACAACGGCAAGCCGATCCGAGAGACGACCCACGCCGACATTCCGCTCGCCATCGATCATTGGCGCTACTTCGCCGGCTGCGTCCGCGCGCAGGAGGGCTCGATCTCCGAGATCGACCACGACACGGTGGCCTACCACTTCCACGAGCCACTCGGCGTCGTCGGCCAGATCATCCCGTGGAACTTCCCGATCCTGATGGCGGTGTGGAAGCTCGCCCCCGCGCTCGCCGCCGGCAATTGCGTGGTGCTGAAGCCCGCCGAGCAAACCCCGGCCTCGATCCTCGTCGTGATGGAACTGATCGGCGACCTGCTGCCGCCGGGCGTCATCAACGTCGTCAACGGCTTCGGCCTCGAGGCCGGCAAGCCGCTCGCCTCCTCGCCCCGCATCGCCAAGATCGCCTTCACCGGCGAGACGACGACGGGCCGGCTGATCATGCAGTACGCCTCCCAGAATCTGATCCCGGTGACGCTGGAGCTCGGCGGCAAGTCGCCGAACATCTTCTTTGCCGACGTGGCGAACGAGGACGACGACTTCCTCGACAAGGCGCTCGAGGGCTTCACGATGTTCGCCCTCAACCAGGGCGAGGTCTGCACCTGCCCGAGCCGCGCGCTCGTCCACGAATCGATCTACGATCGCTTCATCGAGAAGGCGATCAAGCGCGTCGAGGCGATCAAGCAGGGCTCGCCCCTCGATCCCACCACGATGATCGGCGCGCAGGCGTCGGGTGAGCAGCTGGAGAAGATCCTCAGCTACATCGATATCGGCCGCCAGGAGGGCGCCGAGGTGCTCACCGGTGGCGAGCGCAATCGTCAGGAGGGCGATCTCGCCGAGGGCTTCTACGTGAAGCCGACCGTGTTCAAGGGCCACAACAAGATGCGGATCTTCCAGGAGGAGATCTTCGGGCCCGTGCTCTCGGTGGCGACCTTCAAGGACGACGAGGAGGCCCTCTCCATCGCCAACGACACGCTCTACGGCCTCGGCGCCGGCGTCTGGACCCGCGACGGGACCCGCGCCTACCGCTTCGGCCGGGCGATCCAGGCCGGTCGCGTCTGGACGAACTGCTACCACGCCTACCCGGCCCACGCGGCCTTCGGCGGCTACAAGCAGTCCGGCATCGGCCGTGAGACGCACAAGATGATGCTCGACCACTACCAGCAGACGAAGAACATGCTGGTGAGCTACTCCCCGAAGAAGCTCGGCTTCTTCTGAGAGCCTCGCCCCGCACGAGGAGCGCCCCGGTCGTCAGGCCGGGGCGTTTTCGTATCGAGGTCCATCCGCCGCCCCTGCACATCGCGCGGCCGCGCGCCAGATGGGACGGGAACGCCCACGGCCCACCGACCGGAGAGGATGCCGCCATGACCGAGCCCGAGACCCTTGCGGCCAACAAGTCCGAGCAGGCCGGCGTCGACGGCACGCCCTTGCGCGTCACCGCCACCCCGGCCGCGCTGGAGCTGATCGAGGAGCTGCGCGCCGATTACGGGCCCGTGATGTTCCACCAGTCGGGCGGTTGCTGCGACGGCTCCTCGCCGATGTGTTACCCGGTCGGCGACTTCATCACGAGCGACGGCGACGTCCATCTCGGCCAGGTCGGTGGGGCCGACTTCTTCATCAGCCGCTCGCAGTTCGCGGTCTGGAAGCACACCCACATCATCCTCGACGTGGTGCCGGGACGCGGCGGCATGTTCTCCCTGGAGAACGGCCGCGAGAAGCGCTTCCACATCCGCTCGCGCCTGTTCTCGGCAGCCGAGAACGAGGCGCTGTCGGGCGCCTGCCGGATCTAAGACTCGGTCCCGGCGGCGGAGCCCGTCGACCCGCGATAGCCCGTGGCGAGCACGTAGAGCTCACTCGAATCCGCGCGGCTCGCCGGCGGCTTCACGTGGCGGACCTGCGCAAAGTCGCGTTTGAGGTCGGCCAGCAGCGTACCCTCCGTTCCGCCCTGGAAGACCTTGGCCACGTAGCTGCCGCCCGGTGCCAGGATCTCGCGGGCGAATTCCGCGGCCGTCTCGGCGAGGCCGATGATGCGCAGGTGGTCGGTCTTCTTGTGGCCCGTCGTGTTGGCCGCCATGTCCGACATGACGAGGTCTGCCGGCCCGCCGAGCATTTCGGTGAGGCGCTCAGGCGCGCTCGGGTCGAGGAAATCGAGGGTGATGAATTCGACGCCGGTCATCGGCTCGATCTCGAGGAGATCGATGCCGACGACGCGCCCCTGCGGTCCGACGACCTTCGCCGCCACCTGCGACCAGCCGCCCGGGGCCGCGCCGAGGTCGACGACCCGCTGGCCGGGTTTCAGGATGCCGAAGCGCTCGTCGATCTCCAGAAGCTTGAAGGCGGCGCGGGACCGGTAGCCCTCGCGCTTGGCGCGGGCGACGTAGGGGTCGTTCAGCTGCCGCTCCAGCCAGCGCTTCTGCGAGACGGTGCGCCCGCGCCCCGTCTTCACCCGCTGCTTCAGCTCGCCTCGAACGCCGCCTCCCCCGCCCCCGGCACCACGCCTGTCGCTCAACGGTAGCCTCCACGGCGCCACACGCCGTCCTCGCGCATCATGTTCATCAAAAGCCCTTCGCGCAGGCCGCGGTCGGCGATGCGCAGTCGCTCCGACGGGAAGGCGCGCCGGATGGCCTCCAGGATCGCGCAGCCCGCCAGTACCAGATCGGCACGGTCGCGCCCGATGCAAGGGTTGTCGGCCCGCTGTTCGAGCCGGGTGTCGAGGAGGTCCTCGATCGCGTCCGTGACCTCGGCATCACTCATCCAGAGCCCGTCGACCCGGCGCCGCTCGTAGCGGACGAGCCGCAGATGCATGGCGGCGAGCGTCGTCACCGTACCGGACGTGCCGAGGAGATGGAAATGAGGGGCGGTCGCCGCCGCCGCCGCGCGTATGGCGAAGCGGGCGAGGAGATCGGCCACTTCCTCGACCATGCCCTCGAACATCCGACGCGTCACCTCGGCGCCACCGTGGCGCTCAGCGAGCGTGACGACGCCCACGGGGAGCGAATCCCAGGCGCGGATGCGCAGGGTCGGGTCGGCGGAAGGGTTCGTCGCCGCCCCGTCGAGCCACGCAATCTCGGTGGAGCCGCCGCCGATGTCGAAGATGACGACGGATTCCGCCCGCGGATCGGCGAGCGCCGCGCAGCCCGTGACAGCGAGATAGGCTTCCGTCTGCCGATCCACGATCTCAAGGTCGAGACCGACCTCGTTGCGCACCCGCTCGACGAACTCCGCCCCGTTGGTGGCGAGCCGGCAAGCCTCCGTCGCAATGATCTTGGCACGCACCACGCCGCGGGACTGCATCTTGGCGCGGCAGATGCGCAGGGCCTCGACGGTACGCTCCACCGCGGCCTCGCTCAGCCGGTCGGAATTACCGAGGCCCTCGCCGAGGCGCACGATCCGCGAGAAGGCATCGATGACGCGAAAACCGTGAGAGGCGGGCTCGGCGATCAGGAGGCGGCAATTGTTCGTGCCGAGGTCGAGGGCGGCGTAGGCATGACGGCGCCCATGACGGGGGGGTGCGGCGTGGCGCAGGGAGGCTGAGCCCGCGCCCGCGGCGCGCGGCGGATCGCCAGCGATGCGCGCCCCCGACGCCCCGTCGCGGGGAGCCGGTGACCCGCCCGCGGCTGAGCGGGCCGGCACGGCGGCGGCACTCTCGTCCCTCATCGGCGGTGCCGAGATCCTCAACGCGTGGCCCGGGCAGAGAGCCCGACCATCATTCATGAACGAGCCTACTAGTTCGCCCGAGAACTGCAAAGCCTCGAATCCGCCGAGTGCTTCTCAGGCCATGGCCTTCAGGCTCCCAGCCATGCGTGGGGTCGGGCGAAGCAGGCTCTTCACTTGGCTGTAGGGGCGCGGCCGGTTGATCACTTCGTCGAGGCGCGACCACAGGGTCTTCGGCGAGAAGGGCTTGGCGATGATCTCGTTCACGCCGAGCGAGATGGCACGGTCCACCACGTTCCGCCGCGGCTGTGCGAGCATCAGGATGATCGGCACCGTGGGGCACGGCGAGGTGGCCGGCGTGCGCGCGAGACGGATGAACTCCTCGCCGGAGAGAATCGCGAGGTCCCAGTCGATGATGGTCAGGTCGGGCTTGCTCTCGGCCAGCACGCCGAGCGCCTCGGCGCCGTCCGGCGCTTCGAGGACGCGCTTGATACCGACGCGCATGAACATGTCGCGCACGATGCGGCGGATGTAGAGACTCTCGTCGACGACGAGGGCGGAGAGGTCGGGAAATGTCGGGGTCGCGATCATCGGGCCGGAACCTGGCCGTCCGGAGAGGCCACATGCGAGGATAGACGCTCCCCTTTTCCCGTTTCCTAACGCGGTGGCCGCTCCCTTCGGCAGCGGCCAACACGACGGGCCATAAGGGGCCGACCCTCGGCACTTGGGTACGTTTCCGTATTCACAATTAGGGGTTGTGAATCGCGCCCACGCCGTGAACTCGGTACTTCGCCACCGGAAAGTGATGGAACCGACCTGCGCAGGGACAGAAGGTTCTTGCGGTACGGCCGGGTTTGCGTCAGGACTGAGGCGTTATTCTTGGTTACCGCGACCAAGGGTGATGATAGTGCGGAGCGTGGGCTGTCTGGGATGGCGCGCACGCGGTATTCGAGACGATGGTCGGCGGGACGGGTTTGCGAGCTTTCTATGGGACGTGGTCGTGATTTCAGGGGGCCGCAGAAGCGCGGCTTCGATGAGAGTGGCGAGCCGCGGTGGCCGGATCAGGCGCCGCCGAGCGGCGGCTACGGTGGCGGCGGTTTCGGCGGCGGTGGTTTTGGCGGCGGCGGCGGCTTCGACCGCGGCGCGTCGCGCGCTTCTCCGGCTCCGTCCGGACCGGAGCGTGACGCCACGGTGAAGTGGTTCAACAAGGAGAAGGGCTTCGGTTTCGTCGAGCTCGGTGACGGCTCGGGCGATGCCTTCCTCCACATCCGCGCCGTCGAGGCTGCCGGTCACGCCGACCTGCTGCCCGGTACGCGGCTCACGGTCCAGACGGCCCAAGGTCAGAAGGGCCCGCAGGTGACGAACGTCATCAGCGTCGACACGTCGACTGCCGAGGCGGCTCCGCCCCGGCGCGACGCCCGCCCGCCGCGCTCCGGCTTCGGCGGCGGTGACCGCTTCGGCGGGGGCGACCGGTTCGGTGGCGGCGATCGCTTCGGCGGTGGCGGTGGCGGCGGCCGCTTCGCGTCGGGGCCTTCGGTCGAGATGACCGGCACCGTGAAGTGGTACGACCCGGCCAAGGGCTTCGGCTTCGTCTCCGTCAACGACGGCGGCAAGGACGTGTTCGTGCACCGCTCCGCCCTGTCGCGCGCGGGCCTCGACTCGCTCGCCGAAGGCCAGCAGGTCACGCTCGGCGTCGTCGAGGGCCAGAAGGGTCGCGAGGCCCAGAGCATCAACGTCGACGATTGATCGCATTCGCAATCTCGACGGCGGCCACGTGTTCGCCGTCTTCGCGGCGCTAGCTTGACGGCGGCCCCTCGGGGCCGCCGTTTTGCTGTGCCCATGCTTCATCCCGCCATGCGCCCTGTCCTCGTCCTGCTCACGATCCTCGCCGTCTCGGCCCCTGCGCGCGCCGAGGACTTCACCGGCTTCTACGCCGGGGTGAACGCGGGCTACGCGCTCGGGCGCGACCGCGAGGTGGACGTCGCCCCACAGAATTCCGCGGGCCGCGCCGCGACCGCGCCCGGATCGCAGCTGCCGCCCAGCGCGGCCGAGGCGGCGCGGGCGATGCGCGCCGGACGCGGCGCCGAGCGCGGGGACCGCCCGCTCCGCTGAGACACCGATCGCGCGGCCGTCCTCCGGGCCGGCTCTTGGAACCTGAGCGGTCTGCCGGACGATTCCCGTCGTCCAGCACGATCGACGCGGGAGCGGAACGGCCATGACATTCGAGACGACCCGGCGGCAGGTCCGCCGAAACGCGTTCGCGCTTGCGGGGCTCGCCGCCCTGACCCTTCCGGTCGCAGCTGCGGAATTGCCGAAGGTCGCGATCGTCGCCACGGGCGGCACCATCGCCATGAAGCTCGATCCGGCGACGCAGGCACCCGTGCCCGCTCTCTCGGGCGAGGATCTCGTCGCGGCCGTGCCGAAGCTGAAGGATGTGGCGAACGTCGCGGTCACAGAGTTCAGCAACGTGCCCAGCGACTACATGGGCCCTGATCGCTGGCCGGACCTCGTCCGCCGCGTCGAGTCGATCCTCGCCGATCCCGAGATTCGTGGCGCCGTCGTCCTGCACGGCACCGACACCCTCGACCAGACTGCCTACTTCCTCGATCTGACGTTGAAGAGCGAGAAGCCGGTGGTCCTCGTCGGCGCTCAGCGCAATGCCTCGGACCACGACGCGGACGGCCCGCGCAACCTTCTCAACGCGGTCCGCCAGATTCTCGCCGATGGCGCGCATGGCATGGGCGTCACCGTGACGCTCAACCACCGAATCAATGCGGCCCGCGAGGTTCGGAAGACCCACACGAGCAACGTCGAGACCTTCGACTCGGGTGATGCCGGCATCCTCGGCTACGTCGACGAGGATCGGGTTGTGTTCAGCCGCAAGTCGCTCCGGCGACAGACCCTGCCGCTTCCCGAGCGCATGCCGCGCGTGGATCTCGTCCCGATGTACGCGGGGGCGGATGGTTCGCAGGTCCGGCGAGCCGCGGAGAGCGGCGCGGAGGCGATCGTCGTCGAGGCGTATGGCTGGGGCAACGTCAACGCGCCGATGCATGATGCCATCAAGGCGGCGATCGAGCGCGGGGTGCCCGTCATCGTCGCCACGAAAGTCTATGACGGGCGCGCGTTGCCGGTCTACGGGTTCAAGGGTGGGGGCAGCACGCTGCGGAAGGCGGGCGCGGTGTTCGCTGGGGATCTCACGCCGGACAAGGCTCGCATCCTCGCCCTGATCGCACTTCCAACATCGAAGGACGCCGCCGCATTGCAGGCTCTCTTCGACCGCTAGGACCGTCCGCTGGGCTTAAGTCGCCCGCTCGCCCGATGGCGGGAGCGTGATGATCACGGGCTTGCCGGACACAGGGTCGAGGATGATGATCGCCATCGCTCCCTCCAACGCTCCCCCATGCCCG carries:
- a CDS encoding Ppx/GppA phosphatase family protein, with the translated sequence MRDESAAAVPARSAAGGSPAPRDGASGARIAGDPPRAAGAGSASLRHAAPPRHGRRHAYAALDLGTNNCRLLIAEPASHGFRVIDAFSRIVRLGEGLGNSDRLSEAAVERTVEALRICRAKMQSRGVVRAKIIATEACRLATNGAEFVERVRNEVGLDLEIVDRQTEAYLAVTGCAALADPRAESVVIFDIGGGSTEIAWLDGAATNPSADPTLRIRAWDSLPVGVVTLAERHGGAEVTRRMFEGMVEEVADLLARFAIRAAAAATAPHFHLLGTSGTVTTLAAMHLRLVRYERRRVDGLWMSDAEVTDAIEDLLDTRLEQRADNPCIGRDRADLVLAGCAILEAIRRAFPSERLRIADRGLREGLLMNMMREDGVWRRGGYR
- a CDS encoding response regulator; its protein translation is MIATPTFPDLSALVVDESLYIRRIVRDMFMRVGIKRVLEAPDGAEALGVLAESKPDLTIIDWDLAILSGEEFIRLARTPATSPCPTVPIILMLAQPRRNVVDRAISLGVNEIIAKPFSPKTLWSRLDEVINRPRPYSQVKSLLRPTPRMAGSLKAMA
- a CDS encoding cold-shock protein yields the protein MGRGRDFRGPQKRGFDESGEPRWPDQAPPSGGYGGGGFGGGGFGGGGGFDRGASRASPAPSGPERDATVKWFNKEKGFGFVELGDGSGDAFLHIRAVEAAGHADLLPGTRLTVQTAQGQKGPQVTNVISVDTSTAEAAPPRRDARPPRSGFGGGDRFGGGDRFGGGDRFGGGGGGGRFASGPSVEMTGTVKWYDPAKGFGFVSVNDGGKDVFVHRSALSRAGLDSLAEGQQVTLGVVEGQKGREAQSINVDD
- a CDS encoding asparaginase: MTFETTRRQVRRNAFALAGLAALTLPVAAAELPKVAIVATGGTIAMKLDPATQAPVPALSGEDLVAAVPKLKDVANVAVTEFSNVPSDYMGPDRWPDLVRRVESILADPEIRGAVVLHGTDTLDQTAYFLDLTLKSEKPVVLVGAQRNASDHDADGPRNLLNAVRQILADGAHGMGVTVTLNHRINAAREVRKTHTSNVETFDSGDAGILGYVDEDRVVFSRKSLRRQTLPLPERMPRVDLVPMYAGADGSQVRRAAESGAEAIVVEAYGWGNVNAPMHDAIKAAIERGVPVIVATKVYDGRALPVYGFKGGGSTLRKAGAVFAGDLTPDKARILALIALPTSKDAAALQALFDR